Proteins encoded in a region of the Dendropsophus ebraccatus isolate aDenEbr1 chromosome 11, aDenEbr1.pat, whole genome shotgun sequence genome:
- the SLC45A3 gene encoding solute carrier family 45 member 3, with product MAGVSQYLSSAHGQLLLVNSLTCGLEVCLAAGITFVPPLLLEAGVEEKFMTMVLGIGPILGLLVVNLIGSASDQWNSRFGRRRPFIWLLCFGVVLSLIIIPYAKHLATLAGHHSASLEVMLLIFGIGLLDSCGQVCFTPVEALLSDLFPEGEACRKAFSVYALTVGVGACVGYFLPSVDWSDSWLAHRLGGQEQCLFILLLIIFSGCIFATFFVSEEVKSNAGHSDLCLEPASKGWTCLRTCQLWSVPHRVWRMALALGSICTLMSRFRMFFFRIPVTLWRLFVAQLCSWMGLMTFILFYTDFIGEGLYHGSPTAKPGTEERLRYDEGVRMGSLGLFLQSVTSVVFSFSMDYLVKIFGSRFVYLFAVSCLPIAAIITCVSHNITLVTASAAMTGITFSVLQILPYTLTSLYHHNRQVFLPKFKDLAEEEVKEKEPKPGFVKEASNNNGVPLFSSHSPSLCIGPSCDSPVMIVEPPSTHNGICLDMAILDSACLLSQVIPSLVMGFIVHMTQTVTAYVASAAAFGVIAIYYSNKIVFDKNEMVKVTPL from the exons ATGGCGGGGGTGAGCCAATACCTTAGCAGCGCCCATGGACAGCTCCTGCTGGTGAATTCTCTGACATGTGGACTTGAAGTTTGCCTAGCAGCAGGGATCACTTTTGTCCCCCCTTTGCTTCTTGAAGCTGGAGTAGAAGAAAAATTCATGACCATGGTACTAG GTATCGGCCCCATCCTCGGTCTCTTAGTTGTAAACCTAATAGGATCTGCAAGCGACCAATGGAACAGCAGATTTGGCCGCCGGCGGCCCTTCATCTGGCTCTTGTGCTTTGGAGTAGTGCTGAGCCTCATCATTATTCCTTATGCCAAGCATTTAGCCACTTTGGCCGGCCACCATAGTGCCAGTCTGGAGGTGATGTTACTTATATTCGGCATTGGCCTCTTAGACTCCTGTGGACAGGTTTGTTTCACTCCTGTGGAAGCATTGCTCTCTGATCTGTTCCCAGAAGGAGAGGCCTGCAGAAAAGCTTTCTCGGTGTATGCCTTAACTGTTGGAGTAGGAGCGTGCGTTGGATACTTTTTGCCTTCCGTGGACTGGAGTGACAGCTGGTTGGCACATCGGTTAGGTGGTCAAGAACAGTGTCTTTTCATACTCCTACTTATTATATTTTCCGGATGTATCTTCGCCACATTCTTTGTCTCAGAAGAGGTCAAGAGTAATGCTGGACATTCAGATTTATGTTTAGAACCAGCCAGCAAGGGATGGACTTGCCTAAGGACATGTCAGCTTTGGTCTGTACCACATAGGGTGTGGCGAATGGCCTTAGCCCTGGGAAGTATATGTACCTTGATGTCACGATTTAGGATGTTCTTTTTTAGAATTCCTGTTACTCTTTGGCGCTTGTTTGTGGCCCAGCTGTGCTCATGGATGGGCCTCATGACCTTCATTCTCTTTTACACCGATTTCATTGGAGAAGGACTTTATCATGGTTCCCCAACAGCAAAGCCGGGGACTGAGGAGAGACTCCGATATGATGAAG GAGTCAGGATGGGAAGCCTGGGCCTCTTTCTTCAGTCGGTGACATCAGTCGTGTTCTCATTCTCAATGGATTACCTGGTGAAGATATTTGGAAGTAGATTTGTCTACCTGTTTGCAGTTTCCTGCCTCCCTATTGCTGCGATAATAACTTGTGTTTCCCATAATATAACATTGGTAACTGCATCGGCAGCCATGACAGGCATCACGTTTTCTGTATTGCAAATCCTGCCGTACACTCTCACCTCACTCTATCACCATAACCGGCAG GTGTTTTTGCCCAAGTTTAAGGACCTAGCCGAGGAAGAAGTAAAAGAAAAAGAGCCAAAGCCCGGATTTGTAAAAGAGGCATCGAATAACAATGGTGTTCCATTGTTCTCCTCACACTCCCCATCTTTGTGCATTGGTCCTTCTTGTGACAGCCCTGTTATGATTGTAgaacctcccagcacacacaatGGGATATGCTTGGACATGGCCATACTAGACAGTGCCTGTCTGCTGTCTCAGGTGATCCCGTCACTTGTTATGGGCTTTATTGTACACATGACGCAGACAGTCACAGCCTATGTGGCATCGGCTGCAGCTTTTGGTGTGATAGCTATATATTACTCCAACAAAATTGTCTTTGACAAAAATGAAATGGTAAAGGTTACCCCTCTGTAG